A window of the Streptomyces sp. NBC_01351 genome harbors these coding sequences:
- a CDS encoding cyclase family protein: MSTDPAEVPRVSRAEFDALFASVRTWGRWDPADRGAWNRVTPDHVRRAAALVRDGRTVPLGLPWNTRPGPDNGKPALHHMTDLGDVEPPEPATYKDFLAVDYHGKAVSHLDALSHVAYRGLLYGGHPARGAIDAGGARFGSVAALGPLVTKGVLLDLPAVLGAPWLEPGHAVRARDVIAAERALGVRIDDGCAVLLRSGRFRRRREVGPWDADAACAGFHVDAVPLLAERAISLLGADGDSDVRPSPVEGLHSPVHALAVAAMGVPLLDNLDLEALSAACAEAGRYEFMIVVSPLDVPGGTGSPVNPVALL, from the coding sequence ATGAGCACCGACCCCGCGGAGGTTCCCCGGGTCTCCCGTGCGGAATTCGACGCCCTCTTCGCCTCGGTCCGTACGTGGGGCCGCTGGGATCCGGCCGACCGGGGCGCCTGGAACCGGGTCACCCCGGACCACGTGCGCCGGGCCGCCGCCCTGGTCCGGGACGGCAGGACGGTGCCGCTGGGGCTGCCGTGGAACACCCGGCCCGGCCCCGACAACGGCAAGCCCGCCCTGCACCACATGACCGACCTCGGCGACGTGGAGCCGCCCGAACCGGCCACCTACAAGGACTTCCTCGCCGTCGACTACCACGGCAAGGCCGTCAGCCACCTCGACGCGCTGTCACACGTCGCCTACCGGGGGCTGCTCTACGGGGGACACCCGGCGCGCGGGGCCATCGACGCCGGCGGCGCCCGCTTCGGCTCGGTGGCGGCGCTCGGCCCGCTCGTCACCAAGGGCGTGCTCCTCGACCTGCCCGCCGTCCTCGGGGCCCCCTGGCTGGAGCCCGGCCACGCGGTGCGCGCCCGTGACGTCATCGCCGCCGAGCGGGCGCTCGGCGTCCGGATCGACGACGGGTGCGCGGTACTGCTGCGCTCCGGCCGGTTCCGGCGCCGCCGCGAGGTGGGCCCGTGGGACGCCGACGCCGCCTGCGCGGGCTTCCACGTCGACGCGGTGCCGCTGCTGGCCGAGCGGGCGATCAGCCTGCTCGGCGCGGACGGGGACAGCGACGTACGGCCCTCCCCGGTCGAGGGCCTGCACTCCCCCGTCCATGCCCTGGCCGTGGCGGCCATGGGGGTGCCGCTGCTGGACAACCTGGATCTGGAGGCGCTGTCCGCCGCCTGCGCGGAGGCGGGACGCTACGAGTTCATGATCGTCGTGTCCCCCCTCGACGTCCCCGGCGGGACGGGCTCACCGGTCAATCCGGTCGCTCTCCTGTGA
- a CDS encoding PP2C family protein-serine/threonine phosphatase, with protein MRAPVRSPPGTGAGGHHQVLFTLAECVPFAIALLVLLVELTPVHFVYTGPLLVATPALAAVTMGPKGTLAAAGVALAVSVTTATHNQAWGGQQVYTNLLALSLVSVASVMTSRAVRTRRENELNQVRRIAAAAQEVLLRPVPDRLGSVRAASMYLAAETGAQIGGDLYEAVQTRYGVRMIVGDVRGKGLPAVRAAAVVLGAFRESVHYEDDLVEVVNHCAEALRRDAALADAGVGAALADSEDTLLEGFVTALVAQIPDGPDIEVINRGHPPPLLMSGGTVRALTPTGPLPPLGLEEFISGPPGRPDRHPFAPGDRLLLYTDGVIEARDADRTFFDLSEAMASMRNHTRPAFLEGLRQALLRHTQGALADDVAVILVDRLDPDPSREGPTAPGSTRKGLPPA; from the coding sequence ATGAGAGCGCCCGTGCGCTCGCCCCCGGGGACGGGAGCCGGCGGCCACCACCAGGTCCTTTTCACTCTCGCGGAGTGCGTGCCCTTCGCGATCGCCCTGCTGGTGCTCCTCGTCGAGCTCACGCCCGTCCACTTCGTCTACACCGGCCCCCTGCTGGTCGCGACGCCCGCGCTGGCGGCCGTGACGATGGGTCCCAAGGGCACCCTCGCGGCAGCCGGGGTGGCCCTCGCGGTCAGCGTGACCACCGCCACCCACAACCAGGCCTGGGGCGGGCAGCAGGTGTACACGAACCTCCTGGCCCTGTCCCTGGTGTCGGTGGCGAGCGTCATGACGAGCCGCGCCGTGCGCACGCGCCGGGAGAACGAGCTCAACCAGGTCCGCCGGATCGCCGCCGCCGCCCAGGAGGTCCTGCTGAGGCCCGTGCCGGACCGGCTGGGCTCCGTACGGGCGGCCAGCATGTACCTGGCCGCCGAGACGGGCGCGCAGATCGGCGGCGACCTGTACGAGGCCGTCCAGACCCGCTACGGGGTCCGGATGATCGTCGGGGACGTCCGGGGCAAGGGGCTGCCCGCCGTACGGGCCGCCGCGGTCGTGCTCGGTGCGTTCCGGGAGTCCGTGCACTACGAGGACGACCTGGTGGAGGTCGTCAACCACTGCGCGGAGGCCCTGCGGCGGGACGCCGCCCTGGCGGACGCGGGCGTCGGTGCGGCGCTGGCCGACAGCGAGGACACCCTCCTGGAGGGCTTCGTCACCGCGCTCGTGGCGCAGATCCCCGACGGCCCCGACATCGAGGTGATCAACCGGGGCCACCCGCCACCGCTGCTGATGAGCGGCGGTACGGTCCGGGCCCTCACGCCCACCGGCCCGCTGCCGCCGCTCGGCCTGGAGGAATTCATCAGCGGCCCTCCCGGCCGGCCGGACCGCCATCCGTTCGCCCCGGGGGACCGGCTGCTGCTGTACACGGACGGCGTCATCGAGGCCCGCGACGCCGACCGCACCTTCTTCGACCTGTCCGAAGCCATGGCCTCGATGCGCAACCACACCCGCCCCGCGTTCCTGGAAGGCCTGCGCCAGGCGCTGCTCCGCCACACCCAGGGCGCCCTGGCGGACGACGTGGCGGTCATCCTCGTCGACCGCCTCGACCCGGATCCGTCCCGGGAGGGGCCGACCGCACCCGGCAGCACTCGGAAGGGACTGCCCCCGGCCTAA
- a CDS encoding ABC transporter substrate-binding protein produces the protein MTTKTPPSTPGAGRTDGSSVLIGALVPLTRPGWVEAGRHLLAGLELAVREVNDAGGIAGRPLELLVRDTAADPQRAAAAVDELARLGVAALAGEYHSVVARAAAARADALGLPFLCSSAVLDALTDQPTDRVARLAPAQSHGWRIYADFLLGAGHRRIAVAAEQSVYWASGTRILRDHLAPRGGTVVELDARALAPTAVCDELVARRATALLLLVGHPEPAVPIVKAVRRDRRLADITIGAPAGQPEFAEWATLLGDDGAAIPFLRYLPERLTPLGARVGTALRERLAEAPSFVAFEGYDTVAVLADVLRSHGADRARTAASWPSVAVEGTRGRIRFSRTPGIGVWQWAWPPVQVVDRDPAEPERFRILHAR, from the coding sequence ATGACCACGAAAACGCCACCATCGACACCCGGAGCGGGACGGACCGACGGCTCGTCCGTCCTGATCGGCGCTCTCGTTCCGCTGACCCGGCCCGGCTGGGTCGAGGCGGGCCGACACCTGCTCGCCGGCCTCGAACTGGCCGTTCGCGAGGTCAACGACGCCGGCGGGATCGCCGGAAGGCCACTGGAGCTGCTGGTCCGCGACACCGCGGCCGATCCGCAGAGGGCCGCGGCGGCCGTGGACGAGCTGGCCCGCCTGGGCGTGGCCGCCCTGGCGGGGGAGTACCACAGCGTTGTCGCCCGCGCCGCTGCGGCCCGGGCCGACGCCCTCGGCCTGCCGTTCCTCTGCTCGTCGGCGGTTCTCGACGCGCTCACCGACCAGCCGACGGACCGGGTCGCGCGCCTCGCCCCGGCGCAGTCCCACGGCTGGAGGATCTACGCGGACTTCCTCCTCGGCGCGGGCCACCGTCGCATCGCCGTGGCGGCCGAGCAGAGCGTGTACTGGGCATCCGGGACCCGCATCCTGCGCGACCACCTCGCGCCCCGCGGCGGCACCGTCGTCGAACTCGACGCGCGCGCACTCGCCCCCACGGCCGTGTGCGACGAACTCGTCGCCCGTCGCGCGACAGCCCTGCTCCTCCTGGTCGGCCATCCGGAGCCGGCCGTGCCGATCGTCAAGGCCGTCCGCCGCGACCGGCGCCTCGCCGACATCACGATCGGAGCTCCGGCCGGGCAACCGGAGTTCGCCGAATGGGCGACGCTGCTGGGCGACGACGGCGCCGCGATCCCGTTCCTGCGCTACCTGCCCGAGCGCCTCACCCCACTCGGTGCACGAGTCGGGACGGCCCTGCGCGAGCGGCTGGCCGAAGCGCCCTCCTTCGTCGCCTTCGAGGGCTACGACACGGTCGCCGTCCTCGCCGACGTGCTGCGTTCTCACGGCGCGGACCGGGCGCGCACCGCCGCGTCCTGGCCGAGCGTCGCGGTCGAAGGCACCCGCGGGCGGATCCGGTTCTCCCGCACGCCGGGCATCGGCGTATGGCAATGGGCTTGGCCGCCGGTCCAGGTCGTCGATCGCGATCCGGCGGAACCCGAGCGCTTCCGGATCCTCCACGCGCGCTGA
- a CDS encoding VOC family protein, whose product MEQRISLVTLGVSDLARAKSFYAALGWRGTEVEETVFHQAGGMAMVLWDRRKLAADCGLPDSPPPAGFGGIALAHNVRTDAEVDALLGVASEAGGTVTRPAAVNAIGFYSGVFTDPDGHAWEIAHNPGFTLAEDGSLILPDFAALTAGTPGDAPRAVDI is encoded by the coding sequence ATGGAACAGCGGATCAGCCTGGTCACCCTGGGGGTCTCGGACCTCGCCCGCGCCAAGAGCTTCTACGCGGCGCTCGGATGGCGCGGCACCGAAGTCGAGGAGACGGTCTTCCACCAGGCGGGCGGTATGGCCATGGTCCTGTGGGACCGCCGGAAACTGGCCGCGGACTGCGGGCTGCCCGACTCCCCGCCGCCCGCCGGGTTCGGGGGCATCGCCCTGGCGCACAACGTACGTACGGACGCCGAGGTGGACGCCCTCCTCGGCGTCGCCTCGGAGGCCGGCGGCACCGTCACCCGTCCCGCCGCCGTCAACGCGATCGGCTTCTACTCGGGAGTCTTCACCGACCCCGACGGCCATGCCTGGGAGATCGCCCACAACCCCGGCTTCACCCTGGCCGAGGACGGCTCCCTGATCCTGCCCGACTTCGCCGCGCTCACGGCCGGAACACCGGGCGATGCACCGCGGGCGGTGGACATCTGA
- a CDS encoding CsbD family protein, with protein sequence MSGEEKMRAKKEQAMGKAKEATGRAVGNERLTTKGRAEQVKGEAREAKEKIKDVFKKK encoded by the coding sequence GTGTCGGGCGAAGAGAAGATGCGGGCCAAGAAGGAACAGGCCATGGGCAAGGCCAAGGAAGCCACGGGCCGCGCCGTCGGCAACGAGCGCCTCACCACGAAGGGACGCGCCGAGCAGGTCAAGGGCGAGGCGCGCGAGGCCAAGGAGAAGATCAAGGACGTCTTCAAGAAGAAGTAG
- a CDS encoding CBS domain-containing protein: MTEKPVTVEKLTSLAEAARVMRDAGIGDVLVVDEGRLCGILTDRDLVIRAMAENRDPADTTVQAICSSEPVTVSPGDGVDQAADLMRRHALRRLPVQTEDGELVGVVTLGDLEVERDPGSALAAISAAEPDT, translated from the coding sequence ATGACCGAGAAGCCGGTGACCGTCGAGAAGCTGACCTCACTGGCCGAAGCGGCACGCGTCATGCGGGACGCGGGGATCGGGGATGTTCTGGTCGTCGACGAGGGCCGGCTCTGCGGCATCCTCACGGACCGGGACCTCGTCATACGCGCCATGGCAGAGAATCGCGACCCTGCCGACACGACGGTGCAGGCGATCTGCAGCTCTGAACCGGTCACCGTCAGTCCCGGCGACGGGGTCGACCAGGCCGCCGATCTCATGCGCCGGCATGCGCTGAGGCGTCTGCCCGTGCAAACCGAGGACGGTGAACTCGTCGGAGTGGTCACCCTGGGCGACCTGGAGGTCGAACGGGATCCGGGGTCGGCTCTCGCGGCAATCTCGGCCGCCGAGCCGGACACCTGA
- a CDS encoding STAS domain-containing protein, which yields MPAHFRYTPPAASANIGATRIPATVSVDFEPGPQRVLARVHGEIDMDHASALREDLTSALEAGRHGLDIDLSDVTFCDSSALHVLLDLNRMAAETGKSLVLTALSRRVSRLFEITGAHHVFTTVDGPRGAAASP from the coding sequence ATGCCCGCCCACTTCCGGTACACGCCTCCCGCAGCTTCCGCGAACATCGGCGCCACCAGGATCCCGGCCACCGTCTCCGTGGACTTCGAACCGGGTCCCCAGCGGGTGCTGGCCCGCGTGCACGGGGAGATCGACATGGACCACGCGAGCGCCCTGCGGGAGGACCTCACCTCGGCCCTGGAGGCCGGCCGTCACGGCCTCGACATCGACCTCTCGGACGTCACCTTCTGCGACAGCTCGGCCCTGCACGTGCTACTGGACTTGAACAGGATGGCCGCCGAGACCGGCAAGAGCCTCGTGCTCACCGCTCTCAGCCGCCGCGTCTCCCGCCTCTTCGAGATCACCGGCGCGCACCACGTGTTCACCACCGTGGACGGCCCGCGCGGGGCAGCCGCATCACCGTAG
- a CDS encoding helix-turn-helix transcriptional regulator yields MEPVEPRTSWTFVTNHARILAMIQRNPETRLRDMAAACRLTERAAQAIVTDLESAGYLTRARHGRRNRYRITPGTLFRHPAEGRHEVADLLMLLAQLDPSPGDETRPAPAGRRAGSDRTNS; encoded by the coding sequence ATGGAGCCTGTCGAGCCGCGAACCAGCTGGACGTTCGTCACCAACCACGCCCGGATCCTCGCGATGATCCAGCGCAATCCGGAAACCCGGCTGCGCGACATGGCCGCGGCGTGCCGGCTGACCGAACGCGCGGCCCAGGCCATCGTCACCGACCTGGAGAGTGCCGGCTACCTCACACGGGCCCGCCACGGCCGCCGCAACCGCTACCGGATCACGCCCGGCACCCTCTTCCGCCACCCGGCCGAAGGCCGCCACGAGGTCGCTGATCTCCTGATGCTGCTTGCCCAGCTCGACCCCTCACCGGGCGATGAGACCCGGCCCGCCCCGGCCGGGCGCCGGGCGGGGTCGGATCGCACGAACTCCTGA
- a CDS encoding isoamylase early set domain-containing protein, which yields MLERTLRKDRTEVTFVLPAHTPPGPVSVVGDFNDWQPGAHTLKPRKDGKRAVTVELAGERTYSFRYLAAGDYWFNDDTAGDQDGSNSRLHT from the coding sequence ATGCTGGAGCGCACTCTGCGCAAGGACCGCACCGAGGTCACCTTCGTCCTCCCCGCCCACACCCCGCCCGGTCCGGTCAGTGTCGTGGGCGACTTCAACGACTGGCAGCCCGGTGCCCACACCTTGAAGCCGCGCAAGGACGGCAAGCGCGCCGTCACCGTCGAGCTGGCCGGCGAGCGCACCTACTCGTTCCGCTACCTGGCTGCCGGTGACTACTGGTTCAACGACGACACCGCCGGCGACCAGGACGGTTCCAACAGCCGCCTCCACACCTGA
- a CDS encoding SpoIIE family protein phosphatase, with product MKGDAAPAGEGAAPEVVALAKVVARLRSEVEDLAGLAATAAVVERAKGVLMAQAGVSAHTAHETLLGRAEEQGRTLLEECWITLGQIHPRPPPGTTPPSAAPAAPGAGRKPAASAFGAGHRPVGRPVGRRVGRRDHEAVPRPLPARLADGLTSAHSGDDIAELLRTLLGGDAGVDAVMIYALTSAGSLELTGHAGIDDELAEQWRRIPPLSGVAAHEAIAERRPVWLEDPAQDARRYLLIGDPPDRWPSRAWLPVPADGPPNTAIGFLRTRPGPFAADVRALLLRAARLCAGPLGMPEGPRYAGPEGARPDVDVTAVQRVLDALAGPAILLTPLRSEAGEVEDYRIDAAAPESVDVAGRRGKELVGCRILETYPTVAGTALWDGYLETLTTGTRYEGEPFTYQEVAAGAPRQSVYSVRASRLGDRLVVSWIRHDTDERQARRLADMQRLGNLGWAGWDLAAETVTWSDQVYAIFDRDPGDGPLTLKELPRHVVPDDLPKLGSAVQRLLAKGVAIDQPFRITTGHGARHLRIVAEAQTDVDGTPVEVHGFFQDLSAQRGAELALRESERAMLLQRGMLQAERALAASLQDTLLPIPDQSLELAGLCVDVAYVPADRGVNVGGDWYSAIELPDNSALFVVGDVAGHGLAAVGTMAQLRFTTKGMTVTGSPLPDVLNRLNTLLLHTASDPSSGGATATMVMARYQPWDRRLIWVRAGHLPPLLVRGDRATFLEQPPGPLLGASFSASYGQAVIDLTPGDRLLLYTDGLVEDPGEDIDVGLDRLASATLRLLREGHGETLARTLAALRPGNRDDICVLDIHVPDDPTRPRP from the coding sequence ATGAAGGGCGATGCCGCGCCTGCGGGCGAGGGCGCCGCACCCGAGGTAGTGGCGCTCGCCAAGGTGGTGGCCAGGCTGCGATCGGAAGTCGAGGACCTGGCGGGCCTCGCCGCGACCGCGGCCGTCGTCGAGCGGGCCAAGGGCGTACTGATGGCCCAGGCGGGCGTATCCGCCCACACGGCCCACGAGACGCTCCTCGGCCGCGCCGAGGAGCAGGGCCGCACCCTGCTGGAGGAGTGCTGGATCACCCTGGGGCAGATTCACCCGCGCCCGCCGCCCGGAACCACGCCCCCGTCCGCAGCCCCCGCAGCCCCCGGCGCGGGGAGGAAACCGGCCGCCTCGGCGTTCGGTGCCGGACACCGTCCCGTCGGACGTCCTGTCGGGCGTCGCGTCGGCCGTCGCGACCACGAGGCCGTGCCGCGCCCGCTGCCGGCCCGGCTCGCCGACGGCCTGACCTCGGCACACAGCGGTGACGACATCGCGGAGCTGCTGCGGACCCTGCTCGGCGGGGATGCCGGGGTGGACGCGGTGATGATCTACGCCCTGACCTCCGCCGGAAGCCTGGAGCTGACCGGCCACGCCGGCATCGACGACGAGCTGGCCGAGCAGTGGCGCCGGATCCCCCCGCTCAGCGGCGTCGCCGCGCACGAGGCGATCGCCGAGCGCCGGCCCGTGTGGCTGGAGGACCCGGCGCAGGACGCGCGCCGCTACCTCCTGATCGGGGACCCGCCGGACCGGTGGCCCTCCCGCGCCTGGCTCCCCGTCCCCGCCGACGGGCCCCCGAACACGGCCATCGGCTTCCTTCGGACCCGGCCAGGCCCCTTCGCGGCCGACGTCCGGGCGCTGCTGCTGCGGGCGGCCCGGTTGTGCGCGGGCCCGCTGGGGATGCCGGAGGGGCCCCGGTATGCCGGCCCGGAGGGGGCCCGGCCCGATGTCGACGTGACGGCCGTCCAGCGGGTCCTGGACGCGCTGGCCGGGCCCGCGATCCTGCTGACCCCGCTGCGCTCGGAGGCCGGTGAGGTGGAGGACTACCGCATCGACGCGGCGGCGCCCGAGTCGGTGGACGTCGCCGGGCGGCGCGGCAAGGAGCTCGTCGGCTGCCGGATCCTGGAGACGTACCCGACCGTGGCGGGCACAGCGCTGTGGGACGGATACCTGGAGACGCTCACGACGGGAACCCGGTACGAAGGCGAGCCCTTCACCTACCAGGAGGTGGCCGCCGGTGCCCCGCGGCAGTCCGTCTACTCGGTCCGGGCCTCCAGACTGGGTGACCGCCTGGTCGTCTCCTGGATCCGCCACGACACCGACGAGCGCCAGGCACGGCGGCTGGCCGACATGCAGCGGCTGGGCAACCTCGGCTGGGCGGGATGGGACCTGGCTGCGGAAACCGTCACCTGGTCCGATCAGGTCTACGCCATCTTCGACCGTGACCCGGGCGACGGGCCGCTGACACTAAAGGAACTGCCGCGGCACGTGGTCCCGGACGACCTGCCGAAGCTGGGCTCCGCCGTCCAGCGGCTCCTGGCCAAGGGGGTGGCCATCGACCAGCCCTTCCGGATCACCACCGGCCACGGCGCACGCCACCTGCGGATCGTTGCCGAGGCCCAGACGGACGTGGACGGCACCCCGGTCGAGGTGCACGGCTTCTTCCAGGACCTCAGCGCGCAGCGCGGCGCGGAGCTCGCCCTGCGCGAGAGCGAGCGCGCCATGCTCCTCCAGCGCGGCATGCTCCAGGCCGAACGGGCGCTCGCCGCCAGCCTCCAGGACACCCTGCTGCCGATCCCCGACCAGTCCCTGGAACTCGCCGGCTTGTGCGTCGACGTCGCCTACGTTCCCGCCGACCGGGGAGTCAATGTCGGCGGCGACTGGTACAGCGCCATCGAACTGCCGGACAACAGTGCGCTGTTCGTGGTCGGAGACGTGGCCGGCCACGGTCTCGCCGCCGTCGGCACCATGGCCCAGCTGCGGTTCACCACGAAGGGCATGACCGTCACCGGCTCACCCCTGCCCGACGTCCTGAACCGGCTCAACACCCTCCTGCTCCATACCGCTTCGGACCCGTCCAGCGGCGGTGCCACGGCCACCATGGTCATGGCCCGCTATCAGCCCTGGGATCGTCGCCTGATCTGGGTACGGGCCGGACACCTGCCGCCCTTGCTGGTACGCGGCGACCGGGCGACCTTCCTCGAACAGCCGCCGGGCCCCCTCCTCGGCGCCAGCTTCTCCGCCTCCTACGGGCAGGCCGTCATCGACCTGACGCCCGGCGACCGCCTGCTGCTCTACACCGACGGGCTCGTGGAGGACCCGGGTGAGGACATCGACGTCGGACTCGACCGGCTCGCCTCGGCCACCCTGCGGCTCCTCCGGGAGGGCCACGGCGAAACCCTCGCCCGGACGCTCGCCGCGCTGCGCCCGGGCAACCGGGACGACATCTGCGTACTGGACATCCACGTCCCGGACGACCCGACGCGCCCGCGTCCGTAG
- a CDS encoding PRC-barrel domain-containing protein codes for MTEHVWSYRPTAGHLAGTDLTGYKVEATDGSIGKVDKHSYEVGDAYLVVDTGVWIFGKEVLLPAGTVFRIDPAEEKVYVDSTKEQIKNAPAFHRHEHLGDIAYREELGAYYSAGGPFGHRLV; via the coding sequence GTGACTGAGCATGTGTGGAGTTACAGGCCGACCGCGGGCCACCTGGCCGGCACCGATCTGACCGGATACAAGGTCGAGGCGACCGACGGCAGCATCGGCAAGGTCGACAAGCACTCCTACGAGGTCGGTGACGCCTACCTGGTCGTCGACACCGGTGTGTGGATCTTCGGCAAGGAGGTGCTGCTCCCGGCGGGCACGGTGTTCCGGATCGACCCGGCCGAGGAAAAGGTCTACGTCGACAGCACCAAGGAGCAGATCAAGAACGCCCCGGCGTTCCACCGCCACGAGCACCTCGGCGACATCGCGTACCGAGAGGAGCTCGGCGCGTACTACTCCGCCGGCGGCCCGTTCGGTCACCGCCTCGTCTGA
- a CDS encoding SRPBCC family protein, with protein sequence MSHVEEYVEVNVPVRTAYNQWTQFEEFPAFMEGVERIDQRTDTLTHWVTNVNGVRREFDAQITEQLPDRRVAWMTVDGEALQAGLVTFQPIDATATKIVLHMNWVPEGLAETAADKLGFVRRQVAGDLKRFKLFIESRGVETGAWRGAV encoded by the coding sequence ATGTCGCACGTCGAGGAGTACGTGGAGGTCAACGTCCCCGTGCGCACGGCGTACAACCAGTGGACGCAGTTCGAGGAGTTCCCCGCCTTCATGGAGGGAGTCGAACGCATCGACCAGCGCACGGACACGCTCACCCACTGGGTGACGAACGTGAACGGTGTGCGGCGAGAGTTCGACGCGCAGATCACCGAGCAGCTCCCGGACCGGCGCGTCGCGTGGATGACGGTCGACGGGGAGGCCCTGCAGGCCGGGCTCGTCACCTTCCAGCCGATCGACGCGACCGCCACCAAGATCGTCCTGCACATGAACTGGGTGCCCGAAGGGCTGGCCGAGACGGCCGCCGACAAGCTCGGCTTCGTCCGGCGTCAGGTCGCGGGTGATCTGAAGCGGTTCAAGCTGTTCATCGAGTCGCGCGGGGTGGAGACGGGCGCCTGGCGCGGCGCGGTCTGA
- a CDS encoding mechanosensitive ion channel family protein translates to MNSALLLPTVLGGSILTTVVAGWAADLLLRRADARHPETPLWNLLRRCRSPLHIVLLAALLKGAYRHIAWPPVHDNAATVGRILSLALIGAGAWLIVAVASAVVESGYARYATGTRDPARVRRVRTQVTLIMRVVAVVVGVVAVAAMLLTFPGFRALGTSLLASAGIIGIVAGVAAQSALGNLFAGFQIAFGDMVRIGDTVVVAGEWGVVEDITLTFLAVRTWDERRITMPVSYFTTRPFENWSRGGAEMTGSVFFHCDHTAPVDLMRDKVREILHSCREWDGRGWDLAVTETTPSTIVVRAVVTAKDPDDLWTVRCAVREQLIAWIAEKHPDALPRVLLGPAPASRDAAAERSR, encoded by the coding sequence ATGAACAGCGCTCTGCTCCTGCCGACCGTCCTGGGAGGCTCGATCCTCACCACCGTCGTGGCCGGATGGGCCGCCGACCTGCTGCTGCGCCGGGCCGACGCACGACACCCGGAAACGCCCCTGTGGAACCTGCTGCGCCGTTGCCGCAGCCCCCTGCACATCGTGCTGCTCGCCGCGCTGCTCAAGGGCGCCTACCGGCACATCGCATGGCCGCCGGTGCACGACAACGCGGCCACCGTGGGCAGGATCCTCTCGCTCGCCCTGATCGGTGCCGGGGCCTGGCTGATCGTGGCGGTGGCCTCCGCCGTCGTCGAGTCGGGGTACGCCCGCTACGCAACCGGTACCCGAGACCCTGCCCGGGTGCGCCGGGTCCGCACCCAAGTGACGCTGATCATGCGGGTGGTGGCGGTCGTGGTGGGAGTCGTCGCAGTCGCTGCCATGCTCCTCACCTTCCCGGGTTTCCGCGCGCTCGGCACCTCCCTGCTGGCCTCCGCCGGGATCATCGGAATCGTGGCCGGCGTCGCGGCCCAGTCCGCGCTCGGCAACCTCTTCGCCGGCTTCCAGATCGCCTTCGGCGACATGGTGCGCATCGGTGACACGGTCGTGGTCGCAGGCGAGTGGGGAGTGGTGGAGGACATCACCCTCACCTTCCTCGCCGTACGCACGTGGGACGAGCGCCGGATCACCATGCCCGTCTCGTACTTCACCACGCGGCCCTTCGAGAACTGGTCCCGTGGTGGCGCCGAGATGACCGGCAGCGTGTTCTTCCACTGCGACCACACCGCGCCCGTCGACCTCATGCGCGACAAGGTCCGCGAGATCCTGCACAGCTGCCGGGAGTGGGACGGCCGCGGCTGGGACCTCGCCGTCACGGAGACGACGCCCTCCACCATCGTGGTGCGGGCCGTCGTCACGGCCAAGGACCCGGACGATCTGTGGACGGTGCGCTGCGCCGTACGGGAGCAGCTGATCGCCTGGATCGCCGAGAAGCACCCGGACGCCCTGCCGCGCGTCCTCTTGGGCCCGGCACCGGCATCGCGAGACGCCGCAGCCGAGCGCAGCCGATGA
- a CDS encoding CPBP family intramembrane glutamic endopeptidase, which produces MGLTVAVLVAANLVMHVWSGLFGLMTAVVVSVLLLGVLRWAGGTRADAGLAPGTLARGARWALVLIGLVGAVYLVGALLPATRTLFEDRRYDGMSGSELMLRVLVLVPVGTVLVEEIAFRGVLYGLVCRDRGAVWATTVSSLLFGLWHVLPSLHLATAKPALTTVFGDSELGGALAVVAAVLFTAAAGVLFCELRRRSGSLLAPMGLHWAVNAFGYVAGFVLG; this is translated from the coding sequence GTGGGACTCACGGTGGCCGTTCTCGTCGCCGCCAACCTGGTCATGCACGTCTGGAGTGGCCTGTTCGGCCTGATGACGGCCGTCGTGGTCAGCGTCCTGCTGCTCGGTGTGCTCCGCTGGGCCGGCGGTACCCGGGCGGACGCGGGCCTGGCGCCCGGCACACTGGCCCGCGGTGCCCGTTGGGCGCTGGTCCTCATCGGCCTGGTCGGCGCCGTCTACCTCGTGGGGGCCCTGTTGCCGGCCACTCGAACGCTGTTCGAGGACCGGCGGTACGACGGGATGAGCGGGAGCGAGCTGATGCTGCGTGTTCTCGTGCTGGTCCCCGTCGGCACCGTCCTGGTGGAGGAGATCGCCTTCCGCGGCGTGCTCTACGGTCTGGTGTGCCGCGACCGCGGGGCGGTATGGGCGACCACCGTGTCGAGCCTGCTGTTCGGCCTGTGGCACGTGCTGCCGTCCCTGCACCTGGCGACGGCGAAGCCCGCCCTGACCACGGTCTTCGGAGACTCCGAGCTCGGCGGCGCCCTGGCGGTCGTGGCGGCCGTGCTGTTCACGGCGGCAGCGGGCGTCCTGTTCTGCGAGCTGCGTCGCCGTAGTGGCAGTCTGCTGGCTCCCATGGGCCTGCACTGGGCGGTCAATGCGTTCGGTTACGTGGCCGGGTTCGTGCTGGGCTGA